The following are encoded in a window of Syntrophus gentianae genomic DNA:
- a CDS encoding rod shape-determining protein, with product MLFDFILGKFSNDLAIDLGTANTLVYVKNKGIVLSEPSVVAVHKDSRGVKKVLAVGTEAKKMLGRTPGNIVAIRPMRDGVIADFDITEAMLRHFILRVHNRRALVRPRIIVSIPSGITQVERRAVRETVESAGAREIYLIEEPMAAAIGAGLPVSEPISSMIVDIGGGTTEVAVISLAGIVYSQSVRVAGDRIDSEIVNFIKRKYNLLIGERTGEIIKTTIGCAYPEDEIRTVDVKGRDLISGIPKTVEINSEEIREAIMEPVRSIVDAIKDALENAPPELAGDIVDRGIVLTGGGALLRNLDVLIREETGLPITIAADPLTTVAIGAGMALDQLDVLKEVAIQA from the coding sequence TTGCTGTTCGATTTTATATTAGGGAAATTTTCCAATGATCTGGCGATAGACCTGGGAACAGCCAATACGCTTGTTTACGTCAAGAACAAGGGGATTGTTTTGAGCGAACCTTCCGTTGTCGCTGTTCATAAGGATTCCCGCGGGGTAAAGAAGGTGCTGGCGGTGGGTACCGAGGCCAAAAAGATGCTGGGAAGGACGCCGGGAAATATTGTTGCGATTCGGCCCATGCGTGACGGGGTTATTGCCGATTTTGATATTACGGAAGCCATGCTGCGGCATTTCATTCTTCGGGTGCACAACCGTCGGGCACTGGTCAGACCCCGGATTATCGTTTCCATTCCCTCCGGTATTACGCAGGTGGAAAGGCGTGCCGTTCGCGAAACCGTTGAATCGGCGGGCGCCCGTGAAATTTATCTCATTGAGGAACCGATGGCGGCCGCCATCGGTGCGGGTTTGCCTGTTTCGGAGCCGATCAGTTCAATGATCGTTGACATCGGCGGTGGAACAACGGAAGTTGCCGTCATTTCGCTGGCCGGCATCGTGTATTCTCAGTCGGTCCGGGTGGCGGGAGATCGTATCGACTCGGAGATCGTTAATTTTATCAAGAGGAAATACAATCTCCTCATCGGTGAACGTACCGGGGAGATCATTAAGACGACGATAGGGTGTGCCTATCCTGAGGATGAAATTCGCACCGTTGACGTTAAGGGAAGGGATTTGATTTCCGGCATTCCCAAAACGGTTGAAATCAATTCCGAAGAAATTCGAGAGGCGATCATGGAGCCGGTCCGGAGTATCGTGGATGCCATAAAAGATGCCCTGGAAAATGCGCCGCCGGAACTGGCGGGAGACATCGTGGACCGGGGGATTGTGTTGACCGGGGGCGGCGCCCTTCTTCGAAATCTTGATGTCCTGATTCGTGAAGAAACGGGTCTGCCCATTACGATTGCGGCTGATCCCTTGACAACGGTGGCAATCGGCGCCGGCATGGCGCTTGATCAACTGGATGTGTTGAAGGAAGTTGCAATTCAGGCCTGA
- the mreC gene encoding rod shape-determining protein MreC, whose protein sequence is MPFLKKHRSLISAIILVVISLVMLSYHVVNPAVEPGFLRKLVLDLAVPIERAVNMPVQALGNMWKRYLFLVGLERENRRLLQQNALLTRQLVQHQEGYLEGLRLKKLLSLSESIDYKAVAASVTGRNRKSLHQTVMIDKGSAHGIKTGMPVVSERGVVGRIIETSWHVSRVLLLIDENSNVDSIAQGGRGQGILQGDGNNRCFLKYVPKLEEVRLGDAVITSGICGVFPKSWLLGTVSRVTKGESGLFQTVEVLPSVNFPKLEEVLVLTERKKGRKD, encoded by the coding sequence ATGCCGTTTCTCAAGAAGCATCGATCCCTGATTTCAGCAATCATCCTGGTTGTGATCTCTTTGGTCATGCTTTCTTACCATGTCGTGAATCCAGCTGTGGAACCGGGTTTTCTCCGCAAGCTCGTTCTGGATCTGGCCGTTCCGATTGAGCGCGCCGTCAATATGCCTGTTCAGGCGCTTGGGAACATGTGGAAGCGGTATCTTTTTCTCGTCGGGCTGGAGAGGGAAAATCGGCGCCTGCTTCAGCAGAACGCCCTGCTGACCCGGCAGCTGGTCCAGCACCAGGAAGGGTATCTTGAGGGGCTTCGGCTTAAAAAACTGCTTTCCTTGAGCGAGTCCATTGACTACAAGGCGGTTGCGGCATCCGTAACGGGAAGAAATCGAAAGTCACTGCACCAGACCGTCATGATTGACAAGGGAAGCGCCCACGGCATCAAGACGGGAATGCCCGTGGTTTCCGAGCGTGGGGTTGTGGGAAGGATTATCGAGACCTCCTGGCATGTCTCCCGAGTCCTGCTGCTGATTGATGAAAACAGTAATGTGGATTCGATTGCTCAGGGAGGCCGGGGGCAGGGAATTCTGCAGGGTGACGGAAATAATCGCTGCTTTCTGAAATATGTCCCGAAGCTGGAGGAAGTTCGTCTGGGTGATGCGGTTATTACTTCGGGTATTTGCGGTGTATTCCCTAAATCATGGTTGCTGGGCACGGTTTCCAGGGTCACCAAGGGAGAAAGCGGTCTCTTTCAAACCGTAGAGGTGCTGCCCTCTGTAAATTTTCCCAAGCTTGAGGAAGTCCTTGTCCTGACAGAAAGAAAAAAGGGTCGGAAAGATTGA
- a CDS encoding peptidylprolyl isomerase: protein MLELMRKHAKNWLMKFLLGMIVIVFIFYFGTRRGEDETKAVATVNGQDIALAQVQKEYSDLVELYLQQYGSSLSEEMLKGLDLKQKALDILINKTILLQKAQELNIAATEDEVRNYIMAYPAFQRGGAFNEMVYQRMLRMNRMTPEVFEAEQQKMLSAAKLEQLISEAVKVCDQEVFDFFRFQNEQINLSYLMFNPASFKDSIAPSRKDLETYLKEHGSEFRVPEQVQLKALFFPARDYAAAAKISDAEIADYYERHSSKFAQKGEKAPPLAEVKTRIVQELTQISGMAAAEEAAKKAHDAIYQQENFDGYAAQNKLKIVTTDFFPLNSIPAPFNKAANFPQVVMDLKKGEISKVLSGEGEYFVIQVAARKPAYIPELKTVEQEVAKRYSEMAARSLCKKTADTMLARLKKGESLNQIAQANKLSVEETGFFKPGGAIPKLGANPQLSMAIYQLAERTPLPESTFEVNGSFVIVFFKERGKMDTTDYDSKKENLKKLLLQAKRNEYFTTWLENTKALMIKEGKLKIKKDFKEL from the coding sequence ATGCTGGAACTGATGCGGAAACATGCCAAAAACTGGCTGATGAAATTCCTCCTGGGAATGATCGTTATCGTGTTCATCTTCTACTTTGGAACGCGAAGAGGAGAGGACGAGACGAAAGCCGTCGCCACCGTCAATGGCCAGGACATCGCGCTGGCTCAGGTTCAGAAGGAATACAGCGATCTCGTCGAACTTTACCTCCAGCAATACGGCAGTTCTCTGTCGGAGGAAATGCTCAAAGGGCTTGACCTGAAGCAGAAGGCACTGGACATCCTGATCAACAAGACCATTCTTCTGCAAAAAGCCCAGGAACTGAACATTGCAGCCACCGAGGACGAAGTTCGAAACTACATCATGGCCTACCCCGCCTTTCAACGGGGCGGCGCCTTCAACGAAATGGTGTATCAGCGGATGCTGCGCATGAACAGGATGACCCCTGAAGTTTTTGAAGCAGAACAGCAGAAAATGCTGTCCGCCGCCAAACTGGAGCAATTGATTTCGGAAGCGGTTAAGGTGTGCGATCAGGAGGTTTTTGATTTCTTCAGATTCCAGAATGAACAGATCAACTTAAGCTATCTGATGTTTAATCCCGCCAGTTTCAAGGATTCTATTGCGCCTTCCAGAAAGGATCTGGAAACCTATCTGAAAGAGCATGGAAGTGAATTCCGCGTGCCCGAACAGGTGCAGCTCAAGGCGCTCTTCTTCCCGGCCCGGGATTATGCCGCCGCAGCGAAGATTTCCGACGCGGAAATTGCCGATTATTATGAACGCCACTCTTCCAAGTTTGCCCAGAAAGGAGAAAAAGCCCCCCCTTTAGCCGAAGTGAAAACCCGCATTGTCCAGGAACTGACCCAGATTTCCGGAATGGCGGCAGCAGAAGAGGCAGCAAAAAAAGCGCATGACGCAATCTACCAGCAGGAAAATTTTGACGGCTATGCAGCTCAGAATAAGCTGAAAATCGTCACAACGGATTTCTTCCCATTGAACAGCATCCCGGCCCCCTTCAATAAAGCGGCCAACTTTCCGCAGGTGGTCATGGACTTGAAGAAAGGCGAAATCAGCAAGGTCCTGTCCGGTGAAGGGGAATACTTCGTGATCCAGGTTGCTGCTCGAAAGCCCGCATACATCCCTGAATTGAAGACAGTCGAACAGGAGGTGGCAAAACGCTATTCGGAAATGGCAGCCCGCAGCCTGTGCAAGAAAACGGCGGATACCATGCTCGCCCGGCTCAAGAAAGGGGAATCCCTGAACCAGATCGCTCAAGCAAATAAACTCTCCGTTGAAGAAACCGGATTCTTCAAACCGGGGGGCGCCATTCCGAAACTGGGAGCGAATCCGCAACTGTCCATGGCTATCTATCAACTCGCAGAACGAACCCCTCTGCCGGAGAGCACCTTTGAGGTCAATGGCAGCTTTGTCATCGTTTTCTTCAAAGAGCGAGGGAAAATGGATACGACGGATTATGACTCCAAAAAGGAAAATTTAAAAAAGCTTTTGCTTCAAGCAAAACGAAACGAATATTTCACGACGTGGCTCGAAAACACAAAAGCCCTGATGATCAAGGAAGGAAAGCTGAAAATCAAGAAGGACTTTAAAGAACTGTAA